TGGTCCAATCTGAAATTCCACATGCACCAGATGGCTGATCTTCATCTCCCCACTATCACTCAACCATTGAATATAATATGGATTGGGGTGCGGCAAATATTtcaatttcagttttgcaCATGGCTCCTTACTAGCCAAGTTTCGACAACTACCACCATCGATGATCACCTTGCATGCCTTACTAGGACCAACGATAGCCTTTGTTTGAAACAAGTTGCAGCGCTGATTCTCAGGACTAGGCGTGACATTCAGCACCCTTTGCGAACACACAATAGTAGGAAAGTGTGTCGCGTAGGCATCAACAGCACCTTCATCATAagcatcttcatcctccaaagGTTCAGATTCAGGATCAGTATCATCACCGGTCTCATACTCCAGATCCTCATTCACCAACATAACCTTCTTATTGGGACAGTCGTGCTTGAAGTGACCCTTGCCACCACATGTATGACAATTCATATCCCTGTTTCTTGCTGTAGACATAGAGGAACCGACAGCACTAGCAGCAGGTTGTGCCAGTTTCTTGGCGTTGGTAACAGCAGATTCGGGCTTCCTTGAAGAAGTACCATGAACACCCGAAGAAGGACTTGGTGGAGGCGGCCCACCCGATGGGCGTGGTGTGAAACGACCACGAGCAGCAAACTTCGCGTCTTCGGCTAACTGAAGTTTAGCCTCCCGTGCATGATGCAGCAACTCGGTCATGTCACAATATTGGTGATGCCGAACGATACGCTTGATATTGTATGTCAAACCAGAAAGAAACCGCTGCATGGTCTGTTCTGGTTGCTCATGAACTCTAGCACGCTGCATAATCAACTCCATCTCCTGAAAATAATCATCCACGGACATAGTGCCTTGCCTCAAATTCTGCAACTTATCATAGAGAGAACGCATATAGTTGCGAGGAATAAAACGTTCCCGCATCACTTCCTTCAT
This is a stretch of genomic DNA from Brachypodium distachyon strain Bd21 chromosome 1, Brachypodium_distachyon_v3.0, whole genome shotgun sequence. It encodes these proteins:
- the LOC106865663 gene encoding uncharacterized protein LOC106865663, whose product is MNATDDEDIPSPLSSTPIDDVVAQDKPNEVRLGPITRARAKLLEQQQVEKKVHEAINMAQATQGHNVRAPMGFGHGGGRGDGGRGHGRADEGRGNGHAGAFPMGHARHEFDHDDGQHAHRDDDGLGKPKFSIPKFEGSTDVEEYLIWELKIEKLWRLHEYTEDRKIKLASSEFDGYALRWWDNIVRTRQEEGDPPIITWRTMKEVMRERFIPRNYMRSLYDKLQNLRQGTMSVDDYFQEMELIMQRARVHEQPEQTMQRFLSGLTYNIKRIVRHHQYCDMTELLHHAREAKLQLAEDAKFAARGRFTPRPSGGPPPPSPSSGVHGTSSRKPESAVTNAKKLAQPAASAVGSSMSTARNRDMNCHTCGGKGHFKHDCPNKKVMLVNEDLEYETGDDTDPESEPLEDEDAYDEGAVDAYATHFPTIVCSQRVLNVTPSPENQRCNLFQTKAIVGPSKACKVIIDGGSCRNLASKEPCAKLKLKYLPHPNPYYIQWLSDSGEMKISHLVHVEFQIGPYKDTVECDVVPMTVCHLLLGRPWQFDRNVCHDGRANTYHLHWRGKDVPLRALTLLHIVNESRQKVEVNCENERED